The Candidatus Poribacteria bacterium genome segment TCCGTGGCTACATGATGGCGTGGGTCGGACAAAATATCACGCGCCGGCTCCGGAACGAAACTTATGAACATCTTAACTCGCTCTCGTTAGATTTTTACAATCAGCGCGATACCGGGAACCTGATGTCGAGAATCACACAGGATGTGGGAAGGCTTCGGGATTTCATTGCAAACGGACTGCAAGACCTTATTGGTGATTCGTTTACGCTCATCAGCATCTGTATTATTATGTTTCTCACCAATTGGAAACTGGCGGCTTGGACGCTGATTCCGGTGCCCTGTCTTATTTTCTTTACCATCTTTTTTGGAAAGAAAATGAGCAAGGTGTTTTCTGTGCTATGGAAGCGGTATGCCGATATTAGCACGATATTAGCCAGTACGATTCCTGGAGTCCGCGTCGTCAAGGCTTTTGCGCGCGAACGTTATGAGGTAAACCGATTCAACGAAAAAACATATCAGGTATTCAATGGAGAAATGAATGCGGCGAAATTGTGGACACTCTATCGTCCGATCATGGAATTCATCATTTTCTCCGGTTCTATCCTGATATGGATAGTTGGCGGTTCGCAGATTTTCGAGGGCTCGTTAAGTCTGGGCCAACTTGTAATGTTCCAAGGACTTATGGGACAGTTCATTAGACCCGTTTTCACGCTCTGCCAGATGAATGAACGGTTCATCCGAGCCGCGACCTCTGCTGATCGAGTGTTTGAAATCATGGACACTCCCCCCAGTGTCGCTGAGAAAGAAGATGCGATCGCGCTTGAAAATATCAAAGGTGATGTCGAATTCAAGGATGTCTATTTCTCTTATGACACAGAAAAGAACGCTATCAACGGTATCAGTTTCCGGGCAAAAGCCGGTGAGATGATTGGGCTGGTCGGACATAGTGGTGCCGGGAAAAGCACGGTTATTAACCTGATTACTCGCTTCTACGATCCGAGTGAAGGTTCAATAGAGATTGATGGACACGACACCCGCGATATTAAACTGAAAGCATTGCGGCAACAGGTAGGTGTAGTACTTCAAGATCCATTCCTGTTCCAAGGGACGATCGCTGAAAATATCGGTTATTCGAAACCGGGAGCTTCTCGGCATGAGATTATCGCCGCAGCAAAAGCCGCAAACGCACATGAGTTCATCATCAAATTCTCGGATGGTTACGATACAATGGTGGGTGAACGTGGTGCTCGCGTGTCCGGCGGTGAACGACAGCGGATTTCTATTGCTCGCGCGATCCTGAAAAATCCGAGAATTCTCATCTTGGATGAAGCGACATCGTCTGTAGACACAGAAACTGAATCGAATATTCAGGAAGCGTTGGAACGGCTTGTCCGTGGTCGGACGGTATTCGCTATCGCACACCGACTTTCTACCCTCAAGTACGCGAATAGATTGGTTGTACTGAAAGACGGGAAAGTTGATGAAATTGGAACGCATGAAGAACTTCTTGCCAAAGATGGAACTTATGCGGTATTGTGCGAAAAGCAGACAGAATTGTCAAAGATTCGCGCCTTATAGGTAACCCTACCGTTCTGGTGCGCGCCTTGAAAGCACGCACCAGATACCTCTTCCTTGATGCAGAAGAAGGAGAAGTTACATAATGCAGGAAGCTACCCCGATTACCGATGAGGTGCAATTCCTTGATGCCCCCAACGTCAAAATTGCGCGTAATTCGTTTGAAGAACTCACAATTGAGCTACCAGACGGCACAAGTCACGCAAACGTCGAAGCCGTCCGATCCTTTCCGCTCACCGACTCTAACAAATATATCACACTGCTGGAT includes the following:
- a CDS encoding ABC transporter ATP-binding protein, yielding MPKSSDVRRDFLRKKHFNGNSAPEQQADEELTTIEEVPEELEERTQALLANGEEIKVAVSTDLRFDGNYGKDWIIATDRRLIAFNQNGTPEHQIREIPLTSVEAVEIVEMYGNNILKIRTSEDATEVARYSRRVSPKFELATPELETLVQEANPDVEHEKQHRPQGWGKNKNKCETCGQPLPRWSGVCVNCVEKRKLIFRLIRYSYPFWHIAVPALALMMIIRFVSLLPTVLSQEMVDNILVPAGAAVNGAALTETGEPISPPTWGRLSGIIDAVSGWLTLPVAGSWGHLLTIIFLMVSFRVFTLGGSAVRGYMMAWVGQNITRRLRNETYEHLNSLSLDFYNQRDTGNLMSRITQDVGRLRDFIANGLQDLIGDSFTLISICIIMFLTNWKLAAWTLIPVPCLIFFTIFFGKKMSKVFSVLWKRYADISTILASTIPGVRVVKAFARERYEVNRFNEKTYQVFNGEMNAAKLWTLYRPIMEFIIFSGSILIWIVGGSQIFEGSLSLGQLVMFQGLMGQFIRPVFTLCQMNERFIRAATSADRVFEIMDTPPSVAEKEDAIALENIKGDVEFKDVYFSYDTEKNAINGISFRAKAGEMIGLVGHSGAGKSTVINLITRFYDPSEGSIEIDGHDTRDIKLKALRQQVGVVLQDPFLFQGTIAENIGYSKPGASRHEIIAAAKAANAHEFIIKFSDGYDTMVGERGARVSGGERQRISIARAILKNPRILILDEATSSVDTETESNIQEALERLVRGRTVFAIAHRLSTLKYANRLVVLKDGKVDEIGTHEELLAKDGTYAVLCEKQTELSKIRAL